From the genome of Brucella pseudogrignonensis, one region includes:
- a CDS encoding TRAP transporter small permease, producing MNKLDQLIQKFLLWAIGMLIFAMMVVTFSQVVARYAFANSLSWSEEVGRYIFVWITFLGMAAAFQARAHVALDFLVNLLPAKPSRLLTVLNALLVAVVGAALIIGGASLIKFGVNQRSAALGIPMYFIYSVIPFSGITLLYFALREAWRRTFSSDPAEVDASATAVEGSI from the coding sequence TTGAACAAACTTGACCAATTAATCCAGAAATTCCTGCTTTGGGCTATCGGCATGCTGATCTTTGCTATGATGGTGGTGACATTCTCCCAGGTTGTCGCGCGTTATGCATTTGCAAACTCGCTTAGCTGGTCGGAGGAAGTAGGACGATATATTTTTGTTTGGATAACGTTTCTTGGTATGGCTGCTGCCTTTCAGGCACGAGCGCATGTTGCACTTGATTTCCTCGTGAACCTGCTCCCCGCTAAGCCCTCAAGGCTATTGACAGTATTGAATGCTCTGCTTGTTGCTGTGGTCGGCGCAGCGCTGATCATCGGTGGTGCTTCGCTGATCAAATTTGGGGTTAATCAAAGGAGCGCGGCTTTAGGAATACCAATGTACTTCATTTATTCTGTAATCCCATTTAGTGGAATTACACTTCTCTACTTCGCGTTACGAGAAGCATGGCGACGCACATTCAGCAGTGATCCTGCAGAAGTGGATGCTTCGGCAACTGCTGTGGAAGGATCCATATAG